ATCTTATACTTACCAAACACACATTATCATCATGGTTCAAATGAAAGTTAccgctgctgccctcatcgctgctgctgccatcGCCCCCGCTGTTGCCACCTATTCTTACAATGACGACTCGCTTGTTGCGTATGTTTGCCCAAGATTTATCGTATATCAATCAAACACTAACTTGTTGGCATCCAGTCGTGATTTCGAAGAGTATGAAGACTTCGCCGCCCGCGCTTATGACATGGAGCTGTAAGTCCGCTTAGCAAGCATTATTATTACATTGAATTAATATGGTGCAATTTATAGTGAAGAGCGCGATTATTACGATGAGCTTGAGGAGCTTGCTACCAGGGAATTAGAGGACTTCGACCTTGAGGCTCGTGATCCCATCTTGGGCTTCAACCACGCCAAGAAGTGGTTCAAGAACAAGTTCCGCGGCAAGAAGCAACAGCAGTATGTccctttgctttcttttattGATCCATGCTAATCTCTGTCCTTCAGATATGACgagtcccagtcccagtaTGAACGCGACTTCGACGAGGAACTCGAGGCTCGTGAGTTCGACGACTTTGAGCTCGAAGCCCGCGATTTCGGTGAAGAGGGTCACCATGGTCAGGGCGGACACCGTGGTCAAGGTTCCCACCGTGGCCAAGGTTCTCACCGTGCACAGGGTGGCCACCGCGGCCAGGGCTTCCGTGGTCAAGGGGCTCTCCGCACTCAAGGTCACCGAGGACAGGGCCACCGTGGTCAGGGTGTCTTCCGTCACCCCCATCCCCACCAGGAACAGTACGTCTCTTGATCCATGTCATTTGGTTTTGTTTCTAAATATGATTCTTTGGTTTTTCAGGCAATCTGAACAGTCTTCTCAAGAGGCTCGTGAATACGATGAGCTCATGACCCGCCACTACGATGAGCTCCTCGAGCGCGAGCTCGGTCTTCTCTCCGACGAGGAAATTCTCGAGCGTGACGGTCTCCTTTCCGACGAGGAGATCCTTGCTCGTGACGGTCTACTTTCCGATGACGAGATCTACTCTCGTGACGACGAATACGAGTTGATGCAGCGAGAGTACGACGAGCTCATCGCTCGTGAACCCGGCGTCATcgatttcttcaagaaccTCTTCAAGAGCAAGaagcagagggaggaggagaaaaagaagaaggaagcgcagaagaaggctgaggaggagaagaagaaggccgCCGAGGCTCCTAAGGCGGACGACGCTTCGtatgttcttttcttttctcgcTGTTACTGATCTTGTTTACTGATCAGATCTTTCTAGTGCTGCTCCTGAAGCTCGCGAATACTACGACATTTATGATGAGCTTGATTAAAGTATATGTTTCATTTCGGTCGATGTTTGAGTTCGAATTACTTGTAGATCTTGTTGTACGAGAATACAATAATTCACGTTTTTTGGGAACATATTTGCACACGTGTGAACAAACTGCGTTTGAGGCATTGAACTATGAGCTTATTACTGATTTGAAGCTATTTGATTGATGATGCATTTCTCGAGTCGAGGAATTCACGGGCGCTTATTTTGTGGATTTGCTGAATCAAGTTTTCCCGGTACCATGTACATATTCATTCAGTAACTGGTTTCGACGAAGTACATTCACTTCCGTACTCAATAATCTCCTTTAGAGTTTCGAAACGACGAAGctagcagcagcaccagcgtCCTATagatagaaagaaaaatgaataCAGGACCGAGAGATATAAGATATGTGCGCACCGCTCCGTAGCTCAAATGTGCTGGTAGAATAACATCTCCTCCAGCGCAAATGTCGTCTCCAACTGCGCAGAAAGTCTTCTCGACTGCGTTGAGATTACCGGGGAACGGTTGCCCATTGTCTGGGTCACCGAAAATGACGATTGCGTTCACTCGGCTTTGAACCGCAGAGGAAAGCTGTTTGGCGGCAAGGTGGACCAATTGACCTCCTTGACTGATGAGAGCAGAGTTCAGGTACTTCAAGTAATGTGCGGCGTTGATTTCTAGCTACATACCTATAACCCGAAACCACGATTTTTGTGTTTGGGCAAGAGCTTGCAGTTGAGGAGATATCTTGAGCCATAGTGGCGGCGCCATTTGGATCACCACCTTCGAGGAAACCTGCGACGTTAGCAGGGTAGTTGACACCTTGGAAACTCAGGCTTCTGGATCCAAGAGCTGCTTGCAGTGCTCCTTCGAATGGTGGGCCCACGATGGTCCCGATGGGTGGGGTTTCACCAGTGCCTCGAGCAAAAATCACTGTAACATCTGCGCACGCCTCGGCAGCGGTAGGCGCGGCGTGTACTGATGCTGCTGCGAGTATAAGAAGAAGAGCTGACTTGAACATATCTGCCTGAAGAGTGAAAATCGAACAAATTGCTTCTGACTGATTCAAGAGCGCTTCTACGCTCTTTTATATGATTTCCGGGTGACTTGGGAACCATATTTACGCAGTTAACTTGAGAATACTTTGGTGAAGAGACCAAATTATCGATCCGTAGCTGCCCCCGGCTGCAATCTGGAGTAGTGAAAGCAATTGTCCATAACTCCCGTTGCCtgcaagaacaagaaaatttTCTATCATTAGCACAAGTTGAAGCACATATGACAAGTAAACAAATGTTCTACGCGGGTGCAATTTTGAGAGTCCGAGGGTAGCATTAAAAAGTAAGTCATTTGAGAATGTCGGGTACAGTTGACTGTGGAGAACTTATCCATTTCCGTTCCCTGAGGTTGCACAGTGTCGAACGAAGTTCCGGGAAACGGTTACGTTATAACCGGCACTGTGTGAATGTTGTTGCGCTCACGTCTTTACCGTTTTTTGACCTCTACTTTGACAAGCAAAGGCCCTCTTTaacttcaacctcttcaaagGTGTAATAGGGGCAATACAAACTGGCTTTCATTGAGCTCCATTGAACGGTGGATACTTGAAGAGATAGTTTTCGGGACACATTTCCAATTGTACGGTTGTTTGACATGGGCCCCATAGCAGTGTTATGTGGTCCATAGGACCCTAGTGATACTCCTTTACAACGACGACCGCCCTCCCGCCTGTCCAGACTAGGCTTACTACCTGCTTCTATCTCGTTTATTTGGATGCGTTCACAAGGTTTCAGGACAGCTAACCATGAAGCCAACTCCTAACTTAACCCCGAAAACGTGACAAGCGACCTTCGGTTCCTTGATATGACCgactttcttttcattttacaCCCTTTGGAAATTCATTGTGTACCCCTTATTACTCCCTTATTCCAGCTCAGTCCTCACCTTTTCTCACTCATCCTTTTACTTTCAGTGATCACCGCGACGATGCCAGACGACGCTTGACTAAATAATCTCATCGAACGAAGACGCTGGAGTGATTGGCGCAAACTTTTCTGTCTTATTTGCTCCTTAGGAGAGTAGTGAGTCTGCTTTCTCGTTTACCCTGTCTGTCTGTTGATCATAACTTTGTAGTCGCTGGATTTAGTGAAAATGGGCACTGCCGCATCTCCGGAAACTATACATTGGCTTCTAACTGACCGTGGCCATGCATACGTCGCTCGCAAGTCCTCTCTTATCCCACTTGTTGGTCAGGGAATGACGTCCATTGAACAGTTGCGACGGCAGTTTGCGTGTTTTATGATCATagtgtgttttttttcttatcgTAACATCCTCGGTTTGAAAAGACAATTATGCAGTATCCACATTTTCTGACGAGGTTTGACGCTCAACAGTCAATGTTGTATAAATCTATGTTCATTACCTATTATCATCTATAGGTTGAACTTGTCTGGGTGGGTATAACATGAATGAAAGCTTCGCATCGGAGGAACTGATCTTCATACACACCCATTTTGCAGAAGCGTCCAAAATGGACACCAATACAATTCCTATTCCTACTCGTAAGTTTTCTGTTCTGTCTTTCTACTCGATCACTAAAATTGTGTAGAATCGCTATGGAGCAGAGGTTGTCCAATTGTATGTATATCTACATCTTCTCTGCGCCCATTTTCCGACAACCACTTCCCCCAAACAGTGTTTCAGCATATAGTATATCTCGCACCCTGTCTCATGCTTGTCTATGTGgacttatatatatattctaGTTTATATAAGGCACATAGAAACCCCGACTACCGAAGTATGCTGCTTTTTTATGGTATTTCTCAGTATCTTGACTCTCAACCTAGGGGTACGACATTTTTCTTAACTTATTATTGTTAAGTTTGATGCAAGACTTACCAACTTCCTGGGATTTCTGTAGCTGTAAGTGCAGTCTACTCGATTTACTACATTTCTTAATACTCCAATTATCTTTTGGCGCTAGGTGTCTTCATAGGGGATTTTGTTGGTTATTCGTCAGTTATTGTCCTTTGCTCGATGCAAGGTAAATTACCTACGTCTTGATGGGGTGTAACTAATGCCTGGATCCTAGGTATCATGGCTTGTCGAGTGTCTAGCATGTACATTCACAAGAGGAAGATCATCGTCATTCTCGCTGTTTCTTTCGTTATCGAAATGTCAGGCATGATTCTCATCCAAATGTTGATGAATAAGGTCCATGCACGTCTGTCATGTCTCCTTTCTAGAATATGTTTTATTCTAATTCTCAGAAATAGCGATTCCTGAACCCGCCGATGGCGTGTTTTTGTGCAAACAAAAAAGCTTTCCGAGTTGGACGTTTACATTCTGGTTTCCGTTATTGGGCTTCGAACTCGTCGTGTTTTTACTTTCAATATCACTCGCATGCAAGTTCTACAAGGCCAACAAACTCATGCGCGGAATAAGAACAGTGACCTCCTCCACGCATACACTTATGTTCGTTCTACTGAGGGACAGTATAACGTTCCCGTTTATGTCAGTGTTTTTATATCATTTCGATACAAAGTTTTTAACTGGATCACTACCAGCGGCGTCGTAGGATCTGCAGTGGTCATatacatatatgcgcgtctATCGGTGTGTATTCTCAGGCTTGTTCATTTATTTCTGAACTTAATTCGCCTAATCTAATCACTCCTTCATGGATCCTATAGTTCCTTCCAGTCCAGATATCTTCTAcagcattttttttcttgccatCAATCCTTGGATGCCGGCTTATTCTCAACTTGCGAGAGGCATACTACCGTCCTTTCCAAGACGAATGCGATATCACACTCCCTCATTTAAGTCATAGCCAAGATTAAACATTTATCGCGCAATTATCTTATAGGACATTATTTGTTCGTAATTTGGACAGAATAGAGCTTAACCAAGCATTGACACGCATTTATCTTCTTTATATATGATAAGCTTGTCATTTGTACCTGGGCTATAGCAATAAGTTTCTAACCGTGGAGCTCGGGGACTAGGTCGAAGGTAATAATAACAACAGTTGACTTTTACCAGCGACAACTTCCGGCCAGTGGGGGAGGGGCATGTACACACCGCCGTGGAGGTCGGATTTCGGCGTGGAAATCCTCCCGCTATTGCAACAGGTATATGTTGCAATACGACCGCAAAGGCATTCCTATAAGATACGCTTTCTGTTTATTCAAAACTGGGGTCTTCTCTTCACTCTTAGAAATTGAGTGGTAGATCAATGGAATCAATGTATACAGACAGCGAAACAGAAAAATGGCTCTTGACTGATCGTGGCTACTCATACATCATCCGTCAGTGTTTTTTAATTAGTTTGATGATTTTATCGATCGCTGATTTCCTGCGTCCTTTAGTTGCAAGTGCGGTTTGCGTTATTTATGATCATAGTAAGTGTTATGCATAGTGAAATTTCATTTTTGGATCATTGACACTTAGTGGTACATTACAGTGCTAACGTTTCATGACGAAGTCAGTATTCAGTATCAGCCACAGTAAATGATTCGAATGTTGCTTACTGAATTCTTCAGGTGGAATACGTTTGGGTACATCCTGTTTGCTAAAATTCCTTGGGCATGGCTGATCCAAAACCGTGGTCGCCGTCTTTCAGAAGCGACCAAAGCTTAGCGTGGTTCAAATCCTTTTCTTTATAGTGAATTGTGTTTTTGTATTATTCTTTGGGCTGCATGATAGAGAAACTAACTGCATCCAGAGTCGTTATGGTGGAGATGCACTACAGATGTAGACGTCTAGTTTTACTTTGAGCGTATCTATTCGGTCTGACCTTTACTCGTTTCAGATATCCTGCATACAGTATGTAGATTCACTCGCCGATCAGAAGCAATCGAAATTGACCGTTTGCAGTAATTGTCCGCCATATTCTGGATGACACTGTTAAGGTACGCCTTTTATGATATGTTGCCATGTGTAGTCCATCCATTATTGGAAAATGTGACTCATACGAGTATGCAGGAGTTAGTGTACGGTCAATGAAGTTATCCATATATATTGACTCCCCCCTAGCTGTGAGTTTGCTTTCCGAGATTTCATCTGCCTCCTGAAATTGATGTTTTCTTTTAGGCAATTTTGTGCAAGTTTACATCGGATATCTCGGGACTGTTATTCTATGCTCGACGCAAGGTATTTTTTCTCAAGGCCTACTCGATTCATATATTATTTGAACAGTTTTTAAATCTGATACAGGGATAATGATATACAGAGTGTCGTGCATGTACAGTCACAATCGGAAGATTATTATCATTCTGGCCACTGCCTTCATCAGTGAATTGACGTCCATGATCATCTCGCAGAGCATAGCAAATAACATACACAACTGTAGGTACTTTTTTAACTTGATTAATCTTCGACATTAACGCTAATTCTGAATTTTTGCTCGTGGTTCCATGTCGTTCAGCTGTTCCAGACCCAGCTCCTGGCGTCCATATTTGCAAGCAAGATTCCTTTCCAACATGGGCATATTCTATCTGGATTCCAATTTTATTTCATGAGACCGTCCTTCTACTTCTGGCCACAGTAAAGGGCATCTCATACTACAAATCTGATACACGTGGGTTGTTGGATGACAACAATAACGACGGCTCTGCGGGTCATCACTCcctcttgtatattcttgtGCGAGATAGCATAACATTTCCCTTGATGTGAGTACGATTACTTCAAATCTAGTGGATCTCTCTGATATCATTGAATATCCAGTGGGCTTGTAGTTTGCATTCTCAACTTGATCTCATGGGCTGCTCTTCCTGTACGTAGATTGTCATTTTGTATCACTCACGTAAAACTAAGAAAGACCATACGGAATACAGTATCTGATTGCACAAATGACGTTCCCTTTTGCATTATTCATTCCTTGCATCCTAGGATCGCATTTAGTGATCAATTTGCGGGAGGCATATTACCAACCATTCACCAAAGAGTGTGATATTCAATTTGTACATAATGAGAGTGGTGTTTCAATCGACTTCGATATGCCGTAAAAATGATTGTATTTACATGTCATATAGAGAGCGTCAGACCAAAGTTGTTTTCTGATATAATTTTCTCCTCTTCGGATCGTTTAAGCTGGGCGTCTAAGACGCAACGACACCATCAGAGTCGttgatctatttttagaccaTCACAGTTAAAGACGCAGAGGACAGGTGGTTTGCGAAAAAAAATGGCGCGGACTGTCCGCCAgactgtccgccggactgtccgccggactCATAGGCCTTTGGGTGGGCCTGTGTGACTTGGGTGAGTGACAGCCGTGCTCACTCTGCTCTACAGCGATCAGTGGCCTTCCCCGACACATTACCGCCCTCCGCCCCCCGCCCCCGACCTGGCCATGAGAATGCTAAGTGCCACTGGTTAATATTTTAATGGCACCCCGCCTCTCCTGTATTTTTCCGCCTTTTCCACCAGTTACTCCTGCGGTGTGCTACTTCCATAGACAAGGCCCGTTTAGGTAGTATTTATTGTAGCTGTTTTAGTAGACAATAGATGTAAAATGCTAATACAATTACATCGTTGAACAACTTCTAACCTTGCAACCATTATGTCCTCTTCATCTAGTGCATATTCTTCATCTACTCTCCAATCAATCCTTCAAATCCAAGCTAGTATTGCCAAATATTTGGACTTTGAAGGATGTTTGAAGTTCATTGAACTTATCCAACTCCTAAAGCCAACAATCTGTCTGTCACAACAACCAGGACTAGCAGAATCTGATGCGGGTGAAGACAAATGTCCAGCACGGTTGCGTCTGAACGTACACACTTTTCTCGCACAATCTTTAAGTGTCGATCATGAGGCTATGAAGATTATTTGGCGTGCAATGGCCAATATTGCGTGGAATTTTAGGGTTGATGAAAGCTGTGTTCATTCCTTTGGTCAACGTCATATTCAATGCTTTCTTGACTATGGAAGACAGAATGGCATAGGTGAGTTAGCATATATATCAAGCTAAAACCACTACTAATTCTAAAATCGGAGCCTTTTATCATCTAATGCCTCCTGTTCGTCATTGCCTTGATCCACGATGTGTTATCAAGCCCAAGACTTCTAAAAAGGATGAGCTCCATCGACGTCCACTGAAAGAAGCACATAGCCGTTCTGTTACTGTTTTTACACAATCATTTGGACCCATCCCGGGTATTTCTACTTCAATGTTTTGTTCGGGTATGTGTTTAgtattgttattttgttGAAACTCCCCCTTCTAACAATAATAAACGCAGGATGCCAAACTCGATACTACCCTAACTACTGGGTAGATAGAGCACAATCCACTCGGACATTTTACCGTATACATCGCACCTTTCTGCATGTTACAGAAGGAATTTTTATGGACATTGCCACGTTGGAATTGTTTACGACAATGATGTTGACGTCTTGGtagcttctttcttttgttgTGAATTTCTTCCATTAACTTGGAGTGTACAGGACTTCTGCTTCAAATTGTGCCCGCATCTATAATGAAGCAATAGCTTCAAAGTCCCTGTCATCCTCTCTTCCTGCAGCATATTCCAAAAGCATGGTGCTAGAACACAATGACGTATGGAATGGTCTTAGTCTCTTCTGGCTTCTTGAAGActcggaagaagaagatgaggtCTTACAAATTGACCATGTAGCGCCTAGTCAAGCCATCCGCCTCAGAAAAGCCTTAAAGAGACGGAACCTTCGGATGGCAGGGACTGGTCAGGAAGCTTGGAACCATGTATGTGATTTATGCTGCTGGTATAATGATTTGCCCGATGGAACACAGagtaaattttgaaaatttatGATTCTAGTGATATATAACTCATGCTTGATTCTAGCTTTCCTTCGTTCTGTGGTTACTGATGGCATAACTATTGGACGGCCTACCTGCTCTATTCATGACTGCGATATTCCTTTGGATTCCGTCAAACATCGGTTCTGCCCTACACATAAAGATCAGAACCTTATCTGTGCGGTTACTAGCTGCTCAGCTCCCATTGATGAGGGCTATCAAACGTGCAGTCTGAAGGATCACCGAGCTCTTGAAGCATACAACGATATCCACAATAAAGCAATGTTTCAATTAAAACTTCGGCTTGCCCGTCTCAAAACCTCACAGCCCACTGATGCCTTTTCCACTGATGATGGCCAGTCAACCATATTTggcgatgaagaggtttTGATTGACGCCAATGGTGTCTGTGACGAGAAGTCAGAGAAGGGTAATCAAACATTGCGAGCTCGGTTTGGAAGGCGACGCACTCATAATGAAGAGCTGTGTGTG
This Psilocybe cubensis strain MGC-MH-2018 chromosome 3, whole genome shotgun sequence DNA region includes the following protein-coding sequences:
- a CDS encoding Cutinase; protein product: MFKSALLLILAAASVHAAPTAAEACADVTVIFARGTGETPPIGTIVGPPFEGALQAALGSRSLSFQGVNYPANVAGFLEGGDPNGAATMAQDISSTASSCPNTKIVVSGYSQGGQLVHLAAKQLSSAVQSRVNAIVIFGDPDNGQPFPGNLNAVEKTFCAVGDDICAGGDVILPAHLSYGADAGAAASFVVSKL